In Rhodamnia argentea isolate NSW1041297 chromosome 11, ASM2092103v1, whole genome shotgun sequence, one genomic interval encodes:
- the LOC115727645 gene encoding probable galacturonosyltransferase 14: MMQLSFSPSMRSLTISSSNGFADLMKIKIAARHFSYRTLFHAILILAFLLPFVFILTAVVTLESVPNCSSSLGCLGRRWGPSFLGRADASERLVRDLYMILNDVNTAAVPNDLELPDSFSQLVLEMKNHQYDARTFAFMLRAMMEKFEREIRESKFAELMNKHFAATSIPKGIHCLSLRLTDEYSSNVHARVQLPSPELLPLLSDNSYHHFILSTDNVLAASVVVASAVQSSLKPEKIVFHVITDKKTYSAMHSWFALNPVSPAIIEVKGIHQFDWLMKENIPVLEAVENNKGVRTYYHGNHIAGAKVDDTTPRMFASKLQWKSPKYISLLNHLRIYIPELFPNLEKVVFLDDDIVIQRDLSPLWELDLGGKVNGAVETCRGEDDWVMSKHFKNYFNFSNPLIAKHLDPDECAWAYGMNIFDLRAWRKTDIRETYEYWLKENLKSNMTMWKLGTLPPALIAFRDHVHPIDPSWHMLGLGYQIKTNVESVKKAAVIHYNGQSKPWLQIGFDHLRPFWSKYVNHSNDFVRSCRILES, encoded by the exons ATGATGCAGCTTAGCTTCTCGCCTAGCATGAGGAGTTTGACCATATCGAGTAGCAATGGATTCGCTGACTTGATGAAGATCAAGATCGCAGCCCGCCACTTCTCGTACCGGACGCTCTTCCACGCCATTCTCATACTCGCCTTCTTGTTGCCCTTCGTCTTCATTCTCACCGCTGTTGTCACTCTCGAAAGTGTCCCCAACTGCTCCTCCTCCTTGG GTTGTTTAGGCAGAAGATGGGGGCCTAGCTTTCTTGGTAGGGCTGATGCTTCAGAG AGATTAGTGAGAGACTTGTACATGATCCTCAATGATGTTAATACCGCAGCAGTCCCAAATGATTTAGAGCTCCCAGATTCATTTAGTCAGCTTGTTCTTGAAATGAAGAACCACCAGTATGATGCAAGAACCTTTGCCTTCATGTTAAGAGCAATG atggagaaatttgaaagagagaTCAGGGAGTCCAAATTTGCTGAACTGATGAACAAACATTTTGCTGCCACATCTATACCAAAAGGCATCCACTGTCTGTCTCTGCGTTTAACGGATGAATATTCCTCTAATGTTCATGCGCGAGTACAATTGCCGTCCCCGGAGCTTCTTCCTCTGCTCTCAGACAACTCCTATCaccattttattttgtctaCTGACAACGTTTTAGCTGCTTCAGTTGTTGTCGCTTCTGCAGTTCAGTCATCTTTAAAACCTGAGAAGATAGTCTTTCATGTCATCACTGACAAGAAAACTTACTCAGCGATGCACTCATGGTTTGCACTTAATCCTGTCTCCCCAGCTATTATCGAAGTAAAAGGTATTCACCAGTTTGACTGGTTAATGAAAGAAAACATTCCTGTGCTAGAAGCAGTTGAGAACAACAAGGGAGTAAGGACTTATTACCATGGAAATCATATTGCTGGAGCAAAGGTTGATGATACTACTCCAAGGATGTTTGCTTCAAAATTGCAATGGAAAAGTCCAAAATACATTTCCTTACTCAACCATCTGAGAATATATATACCAGAG CTATTTCCAAACCTCGAGAAGGTGGTTTTCCTGGACGATGATATTGTGATTCAGCGTGATTTATCTCCACTTTGGGAACTTGATCTTGGCGGAAAGGTTAATGGAGCTGTCGAAACATGTAGGGGTGAAGATGATTGGGTTATGTCCAAGCATTTCAAAAATTACTTCAATTTCTCTAATCCACTAATAGCAAAACATTTGGACCCTGATGAATGTGCTTGGGCCTATGGCATGAATATATTTGATCTTCGTGCATGGAGAAAGACTGATATAAGGGAGACTTATGAGTACTGGCTAAAAGAG AATCTGAAGTCAAATATGACAATGTGGAAATTGGGTACTCTTCCTCCTGCTTTGATTGCATTCAGAGATCATGTTCACCCAATCGACCCGTCGTGGCACATGCTTGGCTTGGGGTATCAGATTAAGACCAATGTCGAGAGTGTCAAGAAGGCTGCGGTTATACATTATAATGGTCAGTCAAAACCCTGGCTTCAGATTGGCTTTGACCACCTGAGGCCATTTTGGAGCAAATACGTGAACCACTCCAACGATTTTGTAAGAAGCTGTCGGATATTGGAGTCATAG
- the LOC115727650 gene encoding pentatricopeptide repeat-containing protein At5g39350, whose protein sequence is MNGRKHLLKPLAQCRSLLQRFKATRSLTSTKLLHARIIVSGLLSTSGSTAPVLSNLALTYALCGHVPHAAALFDELPVRSPSLCNALIRMYNLCGRHYEALYVFVRMLASGWCPPDYFTYTFVCKACSDLSLLDVGFAVHGKVFAAGFDADTFVQNALLALYMNCGAMGAARKVFDEMHERTVVSWNTMISGYFKNSYSGEAVMLFKLMMSAGVEPDSATVVSVLPACGNLKELDLGKCVHNIVEEKGLGNKNIAVSNALLDMYAKCGRMDEAQAVFHEMDKRDVVTWSAMINGYALNGDVGKALNNCRLMQFDGVKPNPVTISSLLSACSSSFLLKLGRCFHGWSMRQKLESDVTIETALIDMYAKCKRVDVSFHVLARALQKKTAPWNAVLSGCVHNGLAKEAIQAFKQMLIKEIEPNLATVNSLLPAYAILADLQQAMNIHGYVARSGLVRNVEIITGLIDIYAKCGRLESAHRLFNDIPRNEKDIVVWSVIVAGYGMHGHGEAAVLLFKEMVHSGVNPNEVTFTSVLHACSHAGLVEEGLDLFNFMLHNNPVKPHFDHYTCMVDLLGRAGRLQEAYGLIRTMPFKPNHAVWGALLGACVIHENVELGEIAAKWLFELEPENTGNYVLLAKIYSALGRWKDAEDIRHMMKKIGLRKAPAHSLV, encoded by the coding sequence ATGAATGGCCGAAAGCACCTTCTCAAGCCACTAGCCCAGTGCCGGTCACTTCTTCAGCGTTTCAAAGCGACTCGGTCCCTGACGAGCACCAAGCTGCTCCATGCCCGGATCATCGTCTCGGGGCTGCTCTCCACCTCAGGCTCCACCGCCCCGGTCCTCTCCAATCTCGCCCTCACTTATGCGCTGTGTGGGCACGTCCCCCACGCGGCCGCACTGTTCGACGAATTGCCCGTGAGAAGCCCGTCTCTGTGCAATGCCCTCATCAGGATGTATAACCTCTGCGGCCGACATTACGAGGCGCTCTACGTGTTCGTCAGAATGCTCGCTTCGGGTTGGTGCCCGCCAGATTATTTCACGTACACGTTCGTTTGCAAGGCCTGCAGCGACCTGTCGCTGCTTGACGTTGGGTTTGCTGTCCATGGGAAGGTATTTGCTGCCGGGTTTGATGCGGACACCTTCGTGCAGAATGCTTTGCTTGCGTTGTACATGAATTGCGGGGCAATGGGGGCTGCAAGAAAGGTTTTCGACGAGATGCATGAGCGGACGGTGGTTTCGTGGAATACTATGATTAGTGGATACTTCAAGAATTCATATTCGGGGGAGGCGGTGATGCTTTTCAAGTTGATGATGAGTGCTGGCGTGGAGCCTGATAGTGCAACAGTAGTTTCAGTGTTGCCAGCTTGTGGTAATCTAAAGGAGTTAGACTTGGGAAAGTGTGTTCATAATATTGTTGAAGAGAAAGGCTTAGGGAACAAGAATATAGCTGTGAGTAACGCATTGCTAGATATGTATGCAAAGTGTGGTAGAATGGATGAAGCTCAGgcagtttttcatgaaatggaTAAGAGGGATGTTGTAACATGGAGTGCCATGATTAACGGATATGCATTGAATGGTGATGTCGGAAAAGCTTTGAATAATTGTCGGCTAATGCAGTTTGATGGGGTGAAACCAAATCCTGTGACCATATCTTCTCTCCTTTCAGCATGCAGTAGCTCCTTTCTGCTCAAGCTTGGAAGGTGCTTTCATGGCTGGTCGATGCGACAAAAACTCGAATCTGATGTAACGATAGAGACAGCACTAATTGACATGTATGCAAAATGCAAGCGTGTGGATGTCAGCTTTCATGTTCTCGCAAGAGCTTTGCAGAAGAAGACCGCACCATGGAACGCAGTCCTATCGGGATGTGTCCACAATGGCCTTGCTAAAGAAGCCATACAAGCTTTTAAACAAATGCTGATAAAAGAAATAGAACCGAACCTCGCAACTGTGAACAGTCTCCTTCCAGCATACGCCATTCTAGCAGATTTGCAGCAAGCAATGAATATACATGGTTATGTAGCAAGATCCGGCTTGGTAAGAAATGTAGAAATCATCACAGGCCTTATTGACATATACGCAAAGTGTGGACGTCTAGAATCTGCTCACAGACTTTTCAATGATATCCCTAGGAATGAAAAGGACATCGTAGTGTGGAGCGTAATAGTAGCTGGTTATGGAATGCATGGGCATGGTGAAGCTGCTGTTTTGCTTTTCAAGGAAATGGTTCACTCGGGAGTTAATCCCAATGAAGTCACTTTTACCTCTGTTTTGCATGCTTGTAGCCATGCAGGTCTGGTGGAGGAGGGTTTGGATTTGTTCAATTTCATGCTTCATAATAACCCAGTGAAGCCGCATTTTGATCACTACACATGCATGGTTGATCTATTAGGCCGAGCAGGTCGGCTGCAAGAAGCTTATGGTTTAATTAGAACAATGCCATTTAAGCCCAACCATGCTGTTTGGGGTGCGTTGCTCGGTGCTTGCGTAATCCATGAGAACGTGGAATTGGGTGAGATTGCAGCAAAGTGGCTCTTTGAGCTTGAGCCTGAGAACACAGGCAACTACGTACTGCTGGCAAAAATTTATTCAGCATTGGGAAGGTGGAAAGATGCTGAGGACATTAGACATATGATGAAGAAAATAGGATTGAGAAAAGCACCAGCTCACAGTTTAGTGTAA
- the LOC115727649 gene encoding BAG family molecular chaperone regulator 8, chloroplastic, translating to MAHHHHQHVPPPPTPCCCSSSCCRSGASHHTPPQPLLDPLVEALISRLLQPPPPPPPQEPRKPFPRTHQETSFSQPHHHHPQQQLRHHPHSISSLLDRIEALESSLHSFSISPPSPASGHRRRCCSLRDAAARIIQGHFRAFLVRRSRALRDLEHLASIKSASLALRSSVYASSHLDLDRVSRKITALLLQLDSIQGNSPVIRDSKRKISRDLGCLLEYIDSLAVKRYEISYKAKKCVKSVGGRSKAKDLRDQREVVNNLRTRVERVRELSRALENDAGEEVELEGFHNFGDGEVDNGRVSRASGKRHGVKKVVSFAEDGNVYRIISSKSDEASSSGDDRDGIGGGEVLEDFRELEEMKGSSYVAEDDDDDDEEGEAEKESGESLESSDGEKHQGRVRSGGEVDSGGGYKGQTSKFRFSAPVPEKMESRADLVKNRKNVKIVTSQQ from the exons ATggctcaccaccaccaccaacacgTGCCGCCACCCCCGACCCCCTGTTGCTGCAGCAGCTCCTGCTGCCGCTCCGGCGCATCCCACCACACGCCGCCTCAGCCACTATTAGACCCGCTCGTCGAAGCCCTCATTTCGCGCCTCCTTcaaccacctcctcctcctcctcctcaggaGCCCCGCAAACCATTCCCTCGGACCCACCAAGAAACAAGCTTTAGTCAACCCCATCACCACCACCCGCAACAGCAGCTCCGGCATCACCCACATTCCATCTCCTCTCTCCTCGATCGCATCGAAGCTCTGGAATCCTCTCTCCATTCCTTCTCCatctctcctccttctcctgcTTCCGGTCACCGCCGTCGGTGTTGTTCTCTCAGGGACGCGGCGGCTCGCATCATCCAGGGCCACTTCCGAGCCTTCCTCGTCCGCAGATCCAGAGCCCTCCGAGACCTCGAGCACCTCGCTTCCATCAAGTCCGCCTCCCTCGCTCTCCGGTCCTCCGTCTACGCCTCTTCCCACCTCGATCTCGATCGCGTCTCTCGGAAGATCACCGCCCTGCTGCTTCAGCTAGATTCCATTCAG GGTAATAGTCCTGTGATAAGAGATAGTAAGAGGAAGATTAGCAGGGATTTGGGTTGCTTGTTGGAGTACATTGATAGTCTTGCTGTGAAAAGATATGAGATTTCTTATAAAGCTAAGAAGTGTGTGAAATCTGTGGGAGGTAGAAGCAAAGCGAAGGACTTGAGGGATCAGAGAGAAGTGGTTAATAACCTGAGGACGAGGGTCGAGAGGGTCCGCGAGTTGTCTAGGGCTTTAGAGAATGATGCTGGGGAAGAAGTGGAGCTTGAAGGGTTCCACAATTTCGGCGATGGGGAAGTGGACAATGGGAGGGTGAGCAGGGCATCGGGGAAAAGGCATGGAGTGAAGAAAGTTGTGAGCTTCGCGGAGGATGGAAATGTGTATAGGATCATCAGCAGCAAGTCTGACGAGGCAAGCTCGAGCGgggatgatcgggatggtattGGTGGTGGAGAGGTTTTGGAGGATTTTCGAGAGCTTGAAGAGATGAAGGGCTCTTCTTATGTGGctgaggatgatgatgacgatgatgaagaGGGAGAAGCTGAGAAGGAGAGTGGGGAGTCTCTGGAGAGCAGCGATGGAGAAAAGCACCAGGGAAGGGTGAGGAGTGGAGGTGAAGTGGACAGTGGTGGAGGATATAAGGGCCAGACCAGTAAGTTCAGATTCTCTGCTCCAGTACCTGAGAAGATGGAATCAAGAGCTGATTTGGTGAAGAACAGAAAGAATGTGAAGATTGTAACCTCACAGCAATAA
- the LOC115727655 gene encoding zinc finger RNA-binding protein-like, whose amino-acid sequence MVQQQASMDCYSTNFAQFRQNSRPPPYLQVTNRSDSLLSLSSSSSPNPPLHLPKLFDPSSSFTFSALPQPQVPHLFYADAGAVATLPGAAPFSSLSSYPAHHVDGTPSYAAYRASSAPSLAATSGNQQYGVDPATYGGVHSPTILAVPTDRTGQLAAINLNPAFRSNPKVKPPKIGAWKKHPKKTKVVQSAYCGTCNVHCNSKDMLDQHKLGKKHMKNLEKLKEAANSVPTGSNGSSNALIGPPENPDQHSGVAEQNSRKKAASEPVEDLETKRRRVVQGGAAVDAVRTCTICNVVCNSDTVFMYHLTGQKHTTMLKKHTAGS is encoded by the exons ATGGTGCAGCAGCAAGCTTCCATGGATTGTTACAGCACCAACTTCGCTCAATTTCGCCAGAACTCACGTCCTCCGCCATACCTACAAGTCACAAACCGAAGCGATTCGCTTCTCTCattatcatcgtcatcatcgccAAACCCACCTCTTCACCTCCCCAAACTCTTCGACCCTAGCTCCAGTTTCACCTTCTCTGCCCTCCCCCAACCTCAGGTGCCCCATCTCTTCTACGCCGACGCCGGAGCTGTCGCAACACTTCCCGGCGCGGCCCCATTTAGCTCCTTGAGCTCTTATCCGGCCCATCATGTCGACGGGACACCCAGCTATGCGGCGTATCGGGCCTCGAGTGCGCCGAGTTTGGCCGCCACGTCGGGGAATCAGCAATACGGGGTGGATCCAGCTACATATGGAGGAGTT CACTCTCCTACAATACTTGCAGTACCTACAGATAGGACAGGGCAATTGGCTGCTATAAATCTCAACCCTGCCTTCCGGAGTAATCCCAAAGTTAAGCCTCCCAAAATTGGTGCATGGAAGAAGCAtccaaagaaaacaaaggtTGTACAATCTGCTTACTGTGGAACTTGCAATGTCCACTGTAACAGCAAAGACATGCTTGATCAGCACAAATTGGGAAAGAAGCACATGAAGAATCTTGAGAAGCTAAAAGAAGCGGCTAACTCGGTTCCCACCGGATCAAACGGGTCAAGCAATGCACTAATCGGTCCGCCTGAGAACCCCGATCAGCACAGTGGGGTTGCCGAGCAAAACAGTAGAAAGAAGGCAGCGTCTGAGCCCGTGGAGGACCTGGagacgaagaggaggagggtCGTCCAAGGTGGGGCGGCCGTGGATGCTGTTAGGACGTGCACCATATGCAACGTGGTGTGCAACAGCGACACGGTATTTATGTACCATCTAACCGGACAGAAGCACACCACCATGCTGAAGAAACACACAGCTGGATCATGA
- the LOC115727646 gene encoding zinc finger protein 879-like, with protein MAEQGQGRSYACKLCGKSFASGRVLGGHVRSHRATTASKPAKNQRSPLRGHETEFAWSLVNECWVCGKGFRSRRALFGHMRLHPRSERGMDAFVVLPQECDQAFEPQGSLCAHSRSQLEKLRIFNRMDADTPQSSSGTSSEIWRPDEEEAAASLLILSMGAVAYRMKRKDVGHREDGGTKLKKVRYDHTDLGSADNEVHIEMLLRGVEFQNVAEKGDSVYGGGEFEKGFDGALSFKLDGVVTEATEVVKLGQPRSCKTTTFTAGSERSDDSPRKKEYKCKNCSRAFPSHQALGGHCAHPGKRGSSCSAIPNDAEIRGASRGKGIASGKACGGHKSSAHRLVAEEAGGYAAKAKLDIPEKLEISAGLTRLIDLNVPFELQGGGEDGAHPLLKRCLVREHEHGALVGPVV; from the coding sequence ATGGCGGAACAGGGTCAAGGGAGGAGTTATGCGTGCAAGCTCTGCGGGAAAAGCTTCGCCAGCGGAAGAGTCTTGGGAGGCCACGTCAGGAGCCACCGCGCCACGACGGCCTCCAAACCGGCCAAGAACCAGAGGTCGCCCCTCCGCGGCCACGAGACGGAGTTTGCTTGGAGTCTCGTGAATGAATGTTGGGTCTGTGGGAAAGGGTTTCGGTCGCGTCGCGCTCTGTTCGGCCACATGAGACTCCACCCAAGAAGCGAAAGAGGAATGGATGCTTTTGTGGTTCTTCCTCAAGAATGTGATCAGGCGTTTGAGCCGCAGGGCTCTTTGTGTGCCCATTCGAGGTCTCAGCTCGAGAAACTGAGGATCTTTAATAGGATGGACGCTGATACGCCACAATCCTCGTCTGGAACATCTAGCGAGATTTGGCGGCCAGACGAGGAAGAGGCAGCGGCTTCTCTTTTGATTCTCTCTATGGGCGCTGTGGCGTATCGGATGAAGAGAAAGGACGTAGGACACCGCGAGGATGGTGGAACAAAGCTCAAGAAGGTGAGATATGATCACACTGATCTGGGGTCTGCAGATAATGAAGTTCACATCGAGATGCTTCTCAGGGGAGTAGAATTCCAGAATGTCGCAGAAAAGGGTGATTCTGTGTACGGTGGTGGTGAATTTGAGAAGGGATTTGACGGCGCCCTGAGTTTCAAGCTCGATGGAGTCGTAACCGAAGCAACAGAGGTGGTCAAGCTAGGCCAACCCCGCTCCTGCAAGACGACGACTTTCACCGCCGGTTCTGAGAGATCTGATGATTCCCCAAGAAAGAAGGAGTACAAGTGCAAGAACTGCAGCAGGGCATTCCCATCTCACCAGGCACTCGGAGGCCACTGTGCGCACCCCGGGAAGAGAGGGAGCTCCTGCTCTGCAATACCGAATGACGCGGAGATACGCGGGGCTAGCCGGGGTAAAGGGATTGCATCGGGAAAGGCCTGCGGCGGTCACAAGAGCAGTGCTCATCGCCTGGTAGCGGAGGAGGCAGGAGGCTATGCGGCCAAAGCCAAACTGGACATCCCCGAGAAGCTGGAGATCTCAGCAGGCTTAACCAGGCTGATCGATCTCAATGTGCCATTTGAGCtccaaggaggaggagaagatggtGCTCATCCTCTGCTCAAGAGGTGTCTGGTAAGAGAGCACGAGCATGGGGCTCTGGTGGGTCCTGTGGTGTAG